Proteins from one Microcoleus sp. FACHB-672 genomic window:
- the gatB gene encoding Asp-tRNA(Asn)/Glu-tRNA(Gln) amidotransferase subunit GatB: protein MTTAASVKTQYEAIIGLETHCQLSTKTKIFSSSSTEFGAPPNTNIDPICMGMPGVLPVLNQKVLEYAVKTGLALNCEIAKYSKFDRKQYFYPDLPKNYQISQYDLPIAEHGWLEIELVDEEGNGRRKRIGITRLHMEEDAGKLVHAGSERLSGSTYSLVDYNRAGIPLVEIVSEPDIRSGQEAAEYAQELQRIVRYLGVSDGNMQEGSLRCDVNISVRPVGQEKFGTKVEIKNMNSFSAIARAIDYEIERQIAAVEAGERIYQETRLWEEGAQRTISMRLKEGSSDYRYFPEPDLSPIEVSTKQLEQWKSELPQLPAHKRHHYETELGLSAYDARVLTEDRQVAEYFEQAVDAGANAKQAANWIMGDIVAYLKTEKLGIAEIPLTPASLGELISLIEAGTISGKMAKDLLPELLTNGGSAKELVESKGMSQISDTGALETMIDEVLAANPKELEQYRAGKTKLLGFFVGQVMKQTGGRADPKLTNQLLARKLNA from the coding sequence ATGACCACAGCTGCATCGGTTAAAACTCAGTACGAAGCGATTATCGGGCTGGAAACCCATTGTCAGCTTAGTACCAAAACTAAGATTTTTTCCAGTTCCTCGACGGAATTTGGAGCACCTCCCAACACAAATATTGATCCAATTTGCATGGGAATGCCCGGGGTGTTGCCTGTACTGAATCAGAAGGTGCTTGAATATGCCGTGAAAACCGGCTTGGCGCTTAACTGCGAAATTGCTAAGTACAGCAAATTTGACCGGAAGCAGTATTTTTACCCAGATTTGCCGAAGAACTATCAGATATCTCAATACGACTTGCCGATTGCAGAGCATGGCTGGTTAGAGATTGAGCTGGTGGATGAGGAAGGCAATGGCAGACGCAAGCGCATTGGTATCACGCGCCTGCACATGGAAGAAGATGCCGGCAAGTTAGTGCACGCCGGCAGCGAACGTCTGTCGGGTTCGACTTACTCGTTGGTGGATTACAATCGAGCCGGTATTCCTTTGGTTGAAATTGTCTCAGAACCCGATATTCGTTCTGGGCAAGAGGCGGCTGAATACGCGCAAGAATTGCAGCGGATTGTGCGCTATCTTGGCGTCAGCGATGGCAATATGCAAGAAGGTTCCCTGCGCTGTGATGTGAATATCTCTGTTCGTCCGGTTGGACAAGAGAAGTTTGGCACGAAGGTGGAAATTAAAAATATGAACTCCTTCAGTGCAATTGCGCGGGCGATTGATTATGAAATTGAGCGGCAAATTGCAGCCGTCGAAGCCGGTGAGCGAATTTATCAAGAAACGCGGCTTTGGGAAGAAGGCGCTCAGCGCACAATTAGTATGCGCTTGAAGGAAGGTTCTAGCGATTACCGCTATTTCCCAGAACCGGATTTATCTCCGATTGAAGTATCAACGAAACAGTTAGAGCAGTGGAAATCTGAGTTGCCCCAGTTGCCGGCGCACAAACGCCACCACTACGAAACTGAATTGGGGCTTTCTGCTTACGATGCGCGGGTGCTGACGGAGGACCGGCAGGTGGCAGAATATTTTGAGCAGGCGGTGGATGCCGGCGCGAATGCCAAGCAAGCGGCTAACTGGATTATGGGGGATATTGTCGCTTACCTGAAAACGGAAAAACTCGGCATTGCAGAAATTCCCCTCACACCGGCAAGTTTAGGCGAACTGATTTCCCTGATCGAAGCTGGCACGATTAGCGGCAAGATGGCGAAGGATCTGCTGCCAGAGTTGCTAACAAACGGCGGATCTGCCAAGGAATTGGTGGAAAGCAAGGGAATGAGCCAAATTTCCGACACCGGCGCTTTGGAAACCATGATTGATGAAGTGCTGGCGGCGAATCCCAAGGAACTGGAACAATATCGTGCCGGTAAAACGAAACTGCTGGGCTTTTTTGTCGGACAGGTGATGAAACAAACTGGGGGACGCGCCGATCCTAAGCTCACCAACCAACTGCTGGCGCGTAAGTTGAACGCTTAG
- the argJ gene encoding bifunctional ornithine acetyltransferase/N-acetylglutamate synthase, which produces MAEWQEISGGVTAPRGYRAAGIAAGLKPSGAPDLALIVSEGDAIAAGVFTTSQVRAACVDYCRQRLQAKASARAILCNAGQANAATGEQGWLDAIESAMLLAQELNIASDTILLASTGVIGQRIKMDGLRAGIPNLVAAASTDGGDAAAKAICTTDLVPKSIAFETQFGDRTVRMGGMCKGSGMIHPNMATLLAFITCDAAVSSHLWHDMLSRAADKSFNQITVDGDTSTNDTLIAFANGQSRTPAITEPGAEADKLEAMLTAICQYLAKAIARDGEGATCLVEVQVSGAKDEAAARQIAKTIVGSSLVKSAIFGRDPNWGRIAAAAGRAGVPFEQEDLRIQLGDFLLMENGQPLPFDRAAASNYMKQAAAGAYLKEDTVLISVNVGNGAGFGTAWGCDLSYDYVKINAEYTT; this is translated from the coding sequence ATGGCAGAGTGGCAGGAAATTAGCGGTGGAGTGACGGCACCTAGAGGGTATCGGGCAGCAGGAATTGCAGCGGGCTTAAAGCCTTCGGGTGCGCCGGATTTGGCGTTAATTGTGTCTGAGGGAGATGCGATTGCGGCTGGGGTGTTTACCACTTCTCAAGTGCGGGCGGCGTGTGTGGATTACTGCCGGCAACGTTTGCAAGCCAAAGCCAGTGCTAGAGCAATTTTATGTAATGCCGGTCAAGCCAACGCTGCCACCGGCGAACAAGGTTGGCTGGATGCGATAGAAAGTGCAATGTTGTTGGCACAAGAACTGAATATTGCCTCCGACACGATTTTGCTGGCATCCACCGGCGTGATCGGGCAACGAATTAAAATGGACGGCTTGCGGGCGGGAATTCCCAACTTAGTAGCGGCTGCTTCAACAGATGGAGGCGATGCTGCGGCTAAGGCGATCTGCACCACGGATTTAGTGCCAAAATCAATCGCCTTCGAGACACAGTTTGGAGATCGCACAGTCCGAATGGGTGGAATGTGCAAAGGATCAGGCATGATTCATCCCAACATGGCGACGCTGCTGGCGTTTATTACTTGCGATGCCGCTGTTTCGTCTCATCTTTGGCACGATATGTTAAGCCGTGCCGCAGATAAAAGTTTTAATCAAATTACCGTTGATGGTGATACGAGTACAAATGACACGTTAATCGCTTTCGCAAATGGGCAATCTCGGACGCCGGCGATTACAGAACCCGGTGCAGAGGCGGACAAATTAGAGGCGATGCTGACGGCAATTTGTCAGTATTTAGCCAAGGCAATTGCACGGGATGGAGAGGGGGCAACCTGCTTGGTTGAAGTGCAAGTTTCCGGTGCAAAAGATGAAGCGGCGGCACGTCAAATTGCCAAAACGATTGTCGGTTCCTCTTTGGTCAAGTCTGCAATTTTTGGACGCGATCCAAATTGGGGACGAATTGCAGCAGCCGCAGGACGTGCCGGCGTGCCCTTTGAGCAAGAAGATCTCCGCATTCAGTTAGGGGATTTCTTATTAATGGAAAACGGTCAACCTTTGCCATTTGATCGGGCGGCGGCGAGTAATTATATGAAACAAGCCGCTGCGGGGGCGTATTTGAAAGAAGATACGGTTTTAATTTCCGTGAATGTGGGAAATGGAGCCGGTTTTGGGACTGCTTGGGGATGTGATTTAAGTTATGACTATGTGAAGATTAACGCCGAATATACGACTTAA
- a CDS encoding PEP-CTERM sorting domain-containing protein (PEP-CTERM proteins occur, often in large numbers, in the proteomes of bacteria that also encode an exosortase, a predicted intramembrane cysteine proteinase. The presence of a PEP-CTERM domain at a protein's C-terminus predicts cleavage within the sorting domain, followed by covalent anchoring to some some component of the (usually Gram-negative) cell surface. Many PEP-CTERM proteins exhibit an unusual sequence composition that includes large numbers of potential glycosylation sites. Expression of one such protein has been shown restore the ability of a bacterium to form floc, a type of biofilm.), which translates to MFTNLYQKLAIATAGTALSLFALEVTPAEAAIITYDFTVDITSGHLSGNQYNGFFSYDDTATSAAGEPLEPYFDVTEFNFDFANTAFQQQGQNRTYTKSDVRYDGRSLPYSLPLEFDGGEVVEDEFGNIQLTPRGGELVRFAFSTFDAFNYENQDGWWSMFANRQGSSSFNYYFGWDDLLGDPGLSGAGNVSYALRSVPEPNTVFALGLLGAGWLLKRKNFSSRSSGLTAPAKSNS; encoded by the coding sequence ATGTTTACGAACCTATACCAAAAATTAGCAATTGCCACCGCCGGCACCGCTTTGAGTTTATTTGCCCTCGAAGTTACCCCTGCCGAAGCCGCCATCATCACCTATGATTTCACTGTGGATATAACGAGTGGACACTTAAGCGGCAATCAGTACAATGGCTTTTTCAGCTACGATGACACAGCAACCTCAGCAGCCGGTGAACCACTAGAGCCTTATTTTGACGTGACCGAATTCAATTTTGACTTTGCCAATACAGCATTCCAACAACAAGGGCAGAATAGAACCTATACAAAGAGTGACGTTCGCTATGACGGACGGAGCCTTCCCTATTCGCTTCCTTTAGAATTTGACGGCGGTGAAGTGGTTGAAGATGAGTTTGGAAACATACAACTGACTCCGCGAGGAGGTGAGCTGGTTCGTTTTGCATTTTCTACTTTCGATGCGTTTAACTATGAGAATCAGGATGGTTGGTGGTCAATGTTTGCTAATAGACAAGGATCTTCATCATTTAACTACTATTTCGGTTGGGACGACTTGTTAGGTGATCCCGGGCTGAGCGGAGCGGGAAATGTGAGCTACGCATTGCGTTCCGTACCGGAACCGAATACTGTTTTTGCGCTGGGTCTTTTGGGTGCCGGCTGGCTGTTAAAGAGAAAGAACTTTTCTTCCCGTTCCTCTGGCTTAACCGCGCCGGCAAAGTCGAATTCCTAG
- a CDS encoding anion transporter has protein sequence MYLKVFQSTVLALTYLGLGLGYIPSLRLNRTGIALIGAGFTVALGVLNLKEAWLAIDPGIIIFLLSMMIVNAGLAGSGFFQLALVFLSRHTGSPFALLVALTFSSGFLSALFLNDTIAILFTPRTLTLTRSLGLNPIPYLLALAGATNLGSVATISGNPQNLVIGSFSGISYLAFAKALTPVALLSLLVQIGWLWWLYPEVRSLKPYESPLPITHRLFKPLLIKSLLVTVGLLTAFLAGFPLAESAWVAGSLLLLSRRVKTQRFLAAVDWNLLVMFAGLFIITEATQRLGLLNWFTGFIDTPAGLLGVTVLLSNLISNVPAVLVLQPLIPQQDTSAWLLLAAGSTLAGNLTLLGSVANLIVAEVASRQGYQLSFWDHLRFGLPLTLLTLVLAYFWLN, from the coding sequence ATGTATTTAAAAGTCTTCCAATCTACCGTATTGGCGCTGACTTACTTGGGGTTAGGATTAGGATACATCCCTAGCCTACGCCTGAACCGCACCGGCATTGCTTTAATCGGAGCCGGCTTTACCGTTGCTTTGGGTGTTTTGAACCTTAAAGAAGCGTGGCTTGCCATCGATCCCGGCATTATCATCTTCTTATTAAGCATGATGATTGTGAATGCCGGTCTGGCTGGATCGGGTTTTTTTCAATTAGCTTTAGTATTCCTCTCGCGTCACACCGGCAGTCCTTTTGCGCTATTAGTCGCACTCACTTTCAGCAGCGGTTTCCTATCTGCGTTGTTCCTCAATGACACGATTGCAATCCTCTTCACGCCGCGAACTTTGACACTGACGAGATCGCTCGGACTTAACCCAATTCCCTATCTTCTCGCATTAGCCGGCGCAACAAACCTGGGTTCTGTGGCAACCATCAGTGGAAACCCGCAAAACTTGGTAATCGGTTCTTTTTCTGGCATCAGTTATTTAGCTTTTGCCAAAGCGCTGACTCCTGTAGCACTGCTCAGTTTGCTTGTTCAAATCGGTTGGTTATGGTGGCTTTACCCGGAAGTGCGTTCACTTAAACCTTACGAATCCCCTTTGCCGATAACGCACCGGCTGTTTAAACCTTTATTGATAAAAAGCCTTTTGGTAACTGTTGGACTGTTAACAGCATTCCTTGCCGGCTTCCCCTTAGCCGAATCTGCCTGGGTTGCCGGCAGTCTCTTATTGCTCTCTCGCCGGGTGAAGACACAGCGGTTCTTGGCTGCGGTAGACTGGAACCTCTTGGTGATGTTTGCCGGTTTATTTATCATCACTGAGGCAACGCAGCGGCTGGGTTTATTAAATTGGTTTACGGGTTTTATCGATACTCCGGCTGGTTTGCTAGGCGTGACAGTGCTGTTGTCGAACCTGATTTCCAATGTGCCGGCGGTGCTGGTTTTGCAACCGCTTATCCCCCAGCAGGATACGTCTGCTTGGTTGTTGCTAGCTGCCGGCTCGACGCTTGCCGGCAATCTAACTTTGTTGGGATCGGTAGCGAATCTGATTGTTGCTGAGGTTGCTAGCCGGCAAGGTTATCAGCTGTCGTTTTGGGATCACTTGCGGTTTGGTTTGCCGCTAACGCTGCTAACATTGGTTTTGGCTTATTTTTGGCTCAATTAA
- a CDS encoding ABC transporter ATP-binding protein, translating to MSIIVAEDLSKVYPVAVKEPGLKGTLNHFLRRTYRMVEAVRKVSFEIEAGEVVGFLGANGAGKTTTLKMLTGLIHPSAGTVHVAGMVPFQRDASFLQQITLVMGQKQQLIWDLPALDSLKINAAVYGISDKEYRLRLGELTEMLSLQGKLNQPVRKLSLGERMKAELMAALLHRPQVLFLDEPTLGLDVNAQVSVRQFLREYNQRYQATILLTSHYMADITALCRRVLLIHEGQLVYDGSLDGLLDRFAPYREVQVELAHPLPVETMQATSMLSSYGELESVEGQSVRLLVKREELTTSVARILAELEVLDLTVTDPPIEEVIGRVFRTGKVT from the coding sequence ATGTCTATTATCGTGGCTGAAGACCTGAGCAAAGTCTACCCCGTGGCAGTGAAAGAACCCGGATTAAAAGGAACTCTGAACCACTTTCTGCGCCGCACTTACCGAATGGTGGAGGCAGTTCGGAAAGTTTCATTTGAAATTGAAGCCGGCGAAGTGGTGGGATTTTTAGGGGCAAATGGTGCCGGTAAAACCACGACGCTGAAAATGCTCACCGGCTTAATTCATCCATCTGCCGGCACAGTGCACGTTGCCGGCATGGTTCCTTTCCAACGCGATGCCTCCTTTTTGCAACAAATTACCTTAGTGATGGGGCAAAAGCAGCAGTTGATCTGGGATCTGCCGGCACTTGACTCGCTGAAAATAAACGCAGCAGTCTATGGCATTTCTGATAAAGAATACCGCTTGCGTCTGGGAGAACTTACGGAAATGCTCTCCCTGCAAGGCAAACTCAACCAGCCGGTGCGAAAACTTTCTCTTGGGGAACGGATGAAAGCTGAGTTAATGGCGGCACTGCTTCACCGGCCTCAAGTGTTATTCTTAGACGAACCGACGCTGGGACTAGATGTAAACGCTCAAGTCAGTGTGCGACAATTCCTGCGCGAATATAACCAGCGTTATCAGGCAACAATACTGCTGACAAGTCATTACATGGCAGATATCACAGCCTTGTGCCGGCGCGTCTTGCTGATTCACGAGGGGCAACTGGTTTATGATGGCAGTCTCGATGGACTTTTAGATCGTTTTGCGCCGTATCGGGAAGTGCAGGTAGAACTTGCTCATCCGCTGCCGGTGGAAACCATGCAAGCAACCTCTATGCTATCTTCCTACGGTGAATTGGAATCAGTTGAAGGGCAGTCCGTGCGTCTCCTAGTAAAGCGCGAAGAACTCACAACGAGTGTTGCCAGAATTTTAGCTGAGTTAGAAGTGCTAGATTTAACCGTTACCGATCCACCTATTGAAGAAGTAATTGGCAGAGTTTTTCGCACCGGAAAAGTCACCTAA
- a CDS encoding ABC transporter permease codes for MNKAIRTAKTLLVSYYAYMLEYRAELFLWALSGSLPFILMGIWMKASQSGNFGLQPVDFARYFLAAFIVRQTNVVWVIFEFEKEVVQGKLSPRLLQPLDPVWHHVAGHISERFARLPFIFGLVLLFFALYPQSFWIPNPGRFLLFWLVIVFAFILRFLIQYTFALFAFWIERATAIEQFWYLFYLFFSGMIAPLEMFPESVRQVVQWTPFPYLVHFPAAILVGLPVDVVGGLLVMLGWTIVFFICNRWLWRRGLKHYSGMGA; via the coding sequence ATGAATAAAGCCATCAGAACTGCTAAAACTTTGCTAGTTTCCTACTACGCCTATATGCTCGAATATCGAGCAGAATTATTTTTATGGGCGCTATCTGGATCTTTGCCATTTATCCTAATGGGAATTTGGATGAAAGCTTCTCAGAGTGGGAACTTTGGGTTACAGCCGGTGGATTTCGCTCGCTACTTTCTAGCAGCTTTTATTGTCCGGCAAACAAATGTAGTTTGGGTCATTTTTGAGTTTGAGAAAGAAGTCGTGCAGGGAAAGCTTTCTCCGCGACTTTTGCAACCGCTTGATCCAGTTTGGCACCACGTTGCTGGTCATATTTCTGAGCGATTTGCCCGTTTGCCATTTATTTTTGGGCTAGTCTTACTGTTTTTTGCCCTCTATCCACAATCGTTTTGGATACCAAATCCTGGACGATTTTTACTATTCTGGCTCGTTATTGTTTTTGCCTTTATCTTGCGCTTTCTGATCCAATACACCTTTGCTTTATTTGCTTTTTGGATAGAGAGAGCAACGGCAATTGAGCAATTCTGGTATTTGTTTTACCTGTTTTTTTCCGGCATGATTGCTCCTTTAGAAATGTTTCCAGAATCGGTGCGCCAAGTTGTGCAGTGGACGCCCTTTCCCTATTTGGTGCATTTTCCCGCTGCGATACTGGTAGGGTTGCCGGTGGATGTAGTTGGTGGGTTGTTAGTGATGCTGGGTTGGACAATTGTATTTTTTATCTGCAACCGCTGGTTATGGCGTCGAGGTTTGAAGCATTATTCGGGAATGGGTGCTTAA
- a CDS encoding DUF4351 domain-containing protein: MTEPADIGSKRLISLAPESWVRWVTQFPDVEVRDIISSDFQWVRRESDVLVRAYTPEHGEFPLLNELQLRYKPEMPKRVRAYAALAEEKYNLPAYPVLVNILQERNVAIPTRYESEFAGLQARQDYRVINLWEVDVEIAFQQSIKTLLPFVPVLRGGAEESTVRRALQTLRADEQLNQLETLLAFFATFVLDSALVQQIMRWDMAILSESPWYHEILAQGRKQEALTMIVRQLTRRFGSVSRELQESLHRLSLEQLEELSELLLDFAAITDLETWLVTQGENQQIVEP; this comes from the coding sequence ATGACTGAGCCGGCAGATATTGGCAGCAAACGTTTAATTAGCCTCGCGCCTGAAAGTTGGGTGCGATGGGTGACACAGTTTCCCGATGTGGAAGTGCGAGATATCATTAGTTCAGACTTTCAGTGGGTTCGCCGCGAGAGTGATGTCTTGGTACGAGCTTACACTCCTGAACATGGGGAATTTCCGCTACTGAACGAATTACAATTGCGTTATAAGCCAGAAATGCCTAAGCGAGTGCGGGCTTATGCAGCACTGGCAGAGGAAAAATATAATCTGCCGGCTTATCCGGTATTAGTTAATATTTTACAAGAGAGGAATGTGGCAATTCCTACTCGTTATGAATCAGAGTTTGCCGGCTTACAGGCGCGTCAAGACTATCGCGTGATCAATCTTTGGGAAGTGGATGTTGAAATCGCCTTTCAACAATCTATTAAAACCCTGCTGCCATTTGTACCAGTGTTGCGCGGGGGTGCTGAGGAATCTACCGTGCGACGCGCTTTGCAAACCCTCCGCGCCGATGAGCAACTGAACCAGTTAGAAACGCTCCTGGCATTTTTTGCTACGTTTGTATTAGACAGCGCTTTAGTTCAACAAATAATGAGGTGGGATATGGCAATATTATCAGAATCTCCCTGGTATCACGAGATACTAGCACAAGGGCGAAAACAGGAAGCGTTAACTATGATTGTGCGCCAACTCACTCGCCGGTTTGGTTCCGTTTCTCGTGAGTTACAAGAGTCTTTGCACCGGCTTTCCTTGGAGCAATTAGAAGAATTGAGTGAGTTACTGTTAGATTTTGCTGCGATCACTGACTTAGAAACCTGGTTAGTTACGCAAGGTGAAAATCAACAAATTGTTGAGCCTTAG
- the nirB gene encoding nitrite reductase large subunit NirB, whose protein sequence is MTAKKNLVVIGNGMVGHKFLELMVAKGATQQWNIITFCEEPRVAYDRVNLSGFFSGKTAGDLTLVEPGFYQENGIEIHIGDKAVAINREQKTVSSANGLEVPYDKIVLATGSYPFVPPIKGNDAKGTFVYRTIDDLEAMYEYAKNCTVGVVVGGGLLGLECANALKNMGLKTHVVEFAPRLMPVQIDEAGGAILRSKIEALEVSVHPNKATTEILNENGKVSKMLFADGGELETDMIVFSAGIRPRDDIARNCGIAVGERGGIIINDYCQTSDPDIYAVGECALYQNRIYGLVAPGYTMAGVAADILSNTATSTFTGADMSTKLKLLGVDVASFGDAFAKTAGAKEIAITDTVQGVYKKLVLNEDGSRLLGGILIGDASAYGTLLQFVQNGIALPPYPEDLLMPPREGKPASAAMGVESLPDSAQICSCNNVTKGQICSAIREGNLTDVPTVKKCTKAGTGCGGCVPLVTDILKSEMKKAGLVVKNHLCEHFAYSRQELYHLVRVHKIQTFDELIQQHGSGLGCEICKPTVSSMLASTWNEHILKTPHVSLQDTNDYYLANIQRDGTYSVVPRVPGGEITPDQLIVIGKVAKEFGLYTKITGGQRIDLFGARVDQLPQIWKQLIDAGFESGHAYGKALRTVKSCVGSTWCRFGVQDSTSLAIEVELRYRGLRAPHKLKSAVSGCTRECAEAQSKDFGIIATENGWNLYVCGNGGMKPQHAVLLAADIDKETLIKYLDRFLVFYIRTADRLERTATWFNKLEGGIEYLKQVIIEDSLGIGAELEEQMEHLVSTYQCEWKATIEDPEKVQRFRHFVNTDEPDPSLQYVDERGQKRPAKEHEKTLVGAAE, encoded by the coding sequence ATGACAGCCAAAAAGAACCTCGTTGTTATCGGCAATGGTATGGTCGGTCACAAATTCCTAGAGCTGATGGTTGCAAAAGGAGCGACACAGCAATGGAATATAATTACATTCTGCGAAGAACCTCGTGTTGCTTACGATCGCGTTAACCTCAGTGGCTTTTTCTCTGGGAAAACTGCGGGTGATTTAACGTTAGTTGAACCTGGGTTTTATCAAGAAAACGGAATTGAAATTCACATTGGCGATAAAGCAGTTGCGATTAATCGGGAACAAAAAACCGTCTCTTCAGCTAATGGGTTAGAAGTTCCCTACGACAAAATCGTTCTCGCCACCGGCTCTTATCCTTTTGTGCCGCCGATTAAAGGTAATGACGCGAAAGGTACATTTGTTTACCGGACCATTGATGATCTGGAAGCAATGTATGAATACGCCAAAAACTGCACCGTTGGCGTAGTCGTTGGGGGCGGTTTATTAGGATTGGAATGTGCAAATGCCCTGAAAAACATGGGGTTAAAAACCCATGTTGTTGAGTTTGCGCCCCGCTTGATGCCGGTGCAAATTGATGAAGCCGGTGGTGCAATTCTCCGCAGCAAAATCGAAGCGTTAGAAGTATCGGTTCACCCCAACAAAGCCACGACAGAAATTCTCAATGAAAATGGCAAAGTTTCTAAAATGCTGTTTGCAGATGGCGGCGAGTTAGAAACCGACATGATTGTTTTTTCTGCCGGCATTCGTCCCCGCGATGACATTGCCAGAAACTGCGGAATTGCCGTGGGCGAACGTGGCGGGATTATTATCAATGATTACTGTCAAACGTCCGATCCAGACATTTATGCGGTAGGAGAATGCGCCCTTTATCAAAATCGAATTTACGGATTAGTCGCCCCCGGCTATACGATGGCAGGCGTCGCAGCGGATATCCTGAGCAATACAGCGACGAGTACCTTTACCGGCGCGGATATGTCCACCAAACTCAAGTTATTGGGAGTGGATGTAGCAAGTTTCGGGGATGCCTTTGCCAAAACTGCCGGTGCTAAAGAAATCGCCATCACAGATACGGTTCAAGGTGTTTATAAAAAGCTGGTTTTAAATGAGGATGGCAGCCGGCTTTTAGGGGGAATTCTCATTGGAGATGCTTCCGCCTATGGCACTTTGCTGCAATTTGTCCAAAATGGGATTGCCTTGCCTCCCTATCCCGAAGATTTGTTAATGCCACCACGGGAAGGCAAGCCGGCATCTGCGGCAATGGGAGTCGAAAGTTTGCCGGATTCGGCGCAAATTTGCTCCTGCAATAATGTTACAAAAGGGCAGATTTGTAGCGCCATCCGCGAGGGCAACCTCACCGATGTGCCGACTGTGAAAAAATGCACAAAAGCCGGCACCGGCTGCGGCGGTTGCGTGCCATTGGTAACGGATATTCTCAAGTCTGAGATGAAGAAAGCCGGTTTGGTTGTCAAAAATCATCTCTGCGAACATTTTGCCTATTCCCGCCAGGAACTGTATCATTTAGTGCGAGTTCATAAAATTCAAACCTTTGATGAGTTAATTCAACAGCACGGCAGCGGTTTAGGATGTGAGATTTGTAAGCCGACTGTCTCTTCTATGCTTGCTTCTACTTGGAATGAGCATATTTTAAAAACTCCCCACGTCAGTTTGCAAGATACGAATGATTACTATCTTGCTAACATTCAGCGGGATGGAACGTATTCAGTTGTCCCGCGAGTACCCGGCGGGGAAATTACACCCGATCAGCTAATTGTTATCGGAAAAGTTGCCAAAGAATTTGGGCTTTATACCAAGATTACTGGCGGGCAGCGGATTGATTTATTCGGGGCGCGTGTGGATCAATTGCCCCAAATTTGGAAGCAATTGATAGATGCCGGCTTTGAATCAGGACACGCTTATGGAAAAGCACTCCGTACCGTAAAATCTTGCGTGGGAAGTACCTGGTGCCGGTTTGGCGTACAGGATTCTACAAGTTTGGCGATTGAAGTCGAATTGCGCTATCGAGGTTTACGTGCCCCCCACAAATTAAAATCTGCCGTTTCCGGTTGCACCCGCGAATGTGCAGAAGCGCAAAGCAAAGATTTTGGCATTATTGCAACAGAAAATGGTTGGAATTTGTACGTGTGTGGCAATGGTGGCATGAAGCCCCAACACGCCGTTTTACTAGCAGCGGATATTGACAAAGAAACGCTGATTAAGTATCTGGATCGCTTCTTAGTTTTCTACATCCGTACTGCTGATCGACTGGAACGCACGGCAACTTGGTTTAACAAACTTGAAGGCGGGATTGAATACCTGAAACAAGTAATTATTGAAGATTCCCTTGGCATTGGTGCTGAGTTGGAAGAACAGATGGAACACCTTGTCAGCACTTATCAATGTGAGTGGAAGGCAACCATTGAAGATCCAGAAAAAGTACAGCGGTTCCGGCATTTTGTTAATACGGATGAGCCAGATCCAAGTCTGCAATATGTAGATGAACGCGGGCAAAAACGCCCAGCTAAGGAACACGAGAAAACTTTAGTGGGTGCTGCTGAATAA
- the nirD gene encoding nitrite reductase small subunit NirD gives MVQALPVREKVTQWIDVCPVSAIIPNTGVCALVEGKQVAVFRIGNGSEVYALGNYDPFSKAHVLSRGIVGDRKGVKKVASPIYKQNFNLATGQCLDDETVKVPAFPARVVDERVQVAIG, from the coding sequence GTGGTTCAAGCTTTACCAGTTCGTGAGAAAGTTACCCAATGGATTGATGTCTGTCCAGTGTCAGCAATTATACCCAATACAGGAGTTTGTGCCCTAGTTGAAGGTAAACAAGTCGCGGTTTTTCGGATAGGAAATGGTTCGGAAGTTTATGCACTCGGTAACTACGATCCGTTTAGCAAAGCCCATGTTTTATCGCGGGGAATTGTAGGTGATCGTAAGGGTGTTAAAAAAGTTGCTTCACCGATTTACAAGCAAAACTTCAATTTAGCGACAGGGCAATGTTTAGATGATGAAACGGTGAAGGTGCCGGCCTTCCCTGCCAGAGTTGTTGATGAGCGCGTGCAGGTAGCAATCGGTTAA